The following are encoded in a window of Astyanax mexicanus isolate ESR-SI-001 chromosome 6, AstMex3_surface, whole genome shotgun sequence genomic DNA:
- the rbp5 gene encoding retinol-binding protein 5, with protein sequence MSKPNYSGLYHLVSQENFESYLAALDVNFALRKVVCLLKPSKQIEHDINTGHMNIKTMTTFKNFDMDFTLGKEFTEDLGPVDGRMCQTTVDWDGDKLQCVQRGEKEGRGWTHWLEGNMLHLELRVKNVVAKQVFKKAE encoded by the exons aTGTCCAAACCTAACTATTCTGGTCTTTACCACTTGGTCTCTCAGGAAAACTTCGAGTCCTATCTGGCTGCTTTAG ATGTTAATTTTGCACTGAGGAAGGTTGTGTGCCTGCTGAAACCCAGCAAGCAAATCGAGCATGACATCAACACGGGCCACATGAACATCAAAACTATGACCACCTTCAAGAATTTTGACATGGATTTCACACTGGGCAAAGAGTTTACGGAGGACCTGGGACCTGTCGATGGGAGGATGTGCCag ACCACAGTAGACTGGGATGGTGAtaagctgcagtgtgtgcagcgaGGAGAGAAAGAGGGCAGAGGCTGGACTCATTGGCTGGAAGGAAACATGCTTCACCTG gaGCTGCGAGTGAAGAATGTGGTGGCAAAACAGGTCTTTAAGAAAGCAGAATGA